Sequence from the Tistrella bauzanensis genome:
GCTGGAGCGGGTTCAGGGGTTGTTCGCCCGGCTGGAACGGCCGATCGATTTCGATGCCGTCGACGACCAGCCGGTCGACCTGATCTTTCTGTTGCTGGCCCCGGAATCGGCCGGGGCCGATCATCTGAAAGCGCTGGCGCGGGTATCGCGGCTGCTGCGCGACGAGCGGGTCTGCGACAAGCTGCGCGGCTCCGACACCGCCGATGCCCTCTATGCACTGCTGATCGACGACGCTTCCAGCAAGGCCGCCTGATCCCGGCTCCGGGCGGATCGCCCCCCGCATCGGCCCATCCATATTGGACAGCGCCGCCTATGTCGACCGGAACCGGCCCCCCCGCAGCCGTCCCGCCAGAGGCACCCCTTCCCAGCATGCACGCCACCTGCGTGCGGATCGCCGGCGCCGGTGTGCTGCTGATCGGCGACAGTGGTGTCGGCAAATCCGATCTGGCCCTGCGGCTGATCGATGCCGGCGCCGAGCTCGTCGCCGACGACCGCGTGATCATCAGCCCGCCCGCGACGGATGATGACCGCTGGCCGGTCGCGCGCGCGCCACGTGCGCTTTTCGGGTTGATCGAGGTCCGGGGCGTCGGCATCCTCAGGGTCGGTGCTGCCGATCAGGCACCGGTGCGGCTGGTGGCGCAACTGCGACCGCCCGGCCACCCGATCGAGCGCCTGCCCGGCCGGCGCCATCTGGATCTGGCCGGCATCGCGGTGCCGGTGAT
This genomic interval carries:
- the ptsN gene encoding PTS IIA-like nitrogen regulatory protein PtsN — protein: MEIADLLRAEGVFASLKSSSKKQVLQDLSQRAAELTGIDERTIFETLLERERLGTTGVGNGVAIPHGRLAGLERVQGLFARLERPIDFDAVDDQPVDLIFLLLAPESAGADHLKALARVSRLLRDERVCDKLRGSDTADALYALLIDDASSKAA
- a CDS encoding HPr kinase/phosphorylase — protein: MHATCVRIAGAGVLLIGDSGVGKSDLALRLIDAGAELVADDRVIISPPATDDDRWPVARAPRALFGLIEVRGVGILRVGAADQAPVRLVAQLRPPGHPIERLPGRRHLDLAGIAVPVIDLVAVEASAPARLRAALSAEIEPARRHA